The sequence CTCTTGCAGCAATGCAGAACTTTTCACTTCCTGGTAACCTACTTCTGCAAATCCCCAGATCTTTTGCTCTATGGTTGTATACGCAGGTGCCTGCGCATCCAATGCTGCAATGATCGCCGTTTTATCTTTATTTGCTTTCTGTGCATAGACAAAGGCAGGTGCACAACAAAGCAGGGACAATATTACTTTCTTCATTATTTATACAATTGGTTGAATAGTAACTTAAAGGTGCTATGTGATTGTCCACGGAATGTGATCTCAGGACCAAAGGCATACAATTTACCACTGCCTACAGGTGCTACGAATGCAGCCACACCGTCTTTCAGGTAACTCTGTCCCCATGCCCATCCACTGTGTAAAGGAGTGGCAGTAGAATACCACATCAGCTTCTTTACATCACCACTGATGTTGAACACAGGACTACGATCAAAATACACATCTGTCTTTGCATGCATACCGGCATTTTCGGCAGCCGTAGTATCTACATCTGCAATCAATAAGCTACCCGGTATATATAGTTTACTACCAGTTAATGTCTTATTCGTTTTAGGATCGATGAGTGCATTTTTCACAGGCAGTTTTAAATGATAGGCCAGATTCGTGCTGGTGCCAATCGTAACAATATTACCACCCGCTTCCAGGAATTTCTTCAACTGAGGAACAGAAGTATCTGCAGTGATACGACCTAACCATGGTTTGAATTCAGCAGACAACTCTTCTGCCTTAGGCAACTTGCCAAACCAGTAACTATCTCTCTTTGGTTTGCCTGTATCAGGAATAGCCCCAGTGGCAAATAAGATGATATCATATTTCTTACGCAGGTCCCCTTTGTCAATTTCCTGTGAATAAATCATGGTACACTTATAATGATATTGCTCCATCAGCCATTGCATCCAACCGGCAGGAATAGAACCACCATAAGTATTCCAGATGGCAATCCGTGCAGGCGCTACAGCCTTTAATCCCGTAGGCGCCACATCAGCAGCAGTGACGGTTATACCCAGTTCGGTAGTCGCTTTTGTTAATATCTCTGTTGCTTTTGAAGAAACAGGTACATAGAACATACCTGAAGATATACGGGATACTTTTACACCTGCATTCAGCAGATCATTCACGGCAATGAATACATTATTGCCGGACGGGCTCAGGTAATATCCTTTTTTCCCAACAGGTAATGTCTTTGATGCCGGTGATTCTATCTGTCCATAAGGCAATTGTGCCAATGGCACATTTATTGCATCCAGTACCCGATCGAATTTCACCCCCATCTGGAAAGCCAGTGTCCAACCCGCTGCATCATAAGGTCTGATAGGAGGACCTCCCGGATACTGAAAATCATTCGGGTGATCCTGTGGTTCAAACATGTCTAATACATGCGGACGAAATGCCTGTGCTGCTTTTACTACATAAGAACCCGCAGGATATTGCTTACCTGCTATAGTAAAATCAGCAGTTGCTTTGTGAATAGTCACACCTGCCCGACTCAGTGCATTGATGAACTTCACCGCTGTTGGAAAATCTTCCTGATCTGCAGGAATGATATAAGCCCTCGCATCCCTGTATATGGGATTTTTAAAATAAGCATCAAAGAAGTTATTCTTTATAGTATCTTCTTTTCCAAGTGAAAGATCTCCACCACCTTCTTCTTTTTTAGCGGTATCTTTTTTAGTGGTATCTTTTTTAGATGCCGCCAACTTAATACTATCTACCAGGCGTGGATAGAACGTCCAGTGATCTTCGTTCCCTCTGTCAATCGCATTCTTACCCATATGATAGATGTTGTACAACAACGTACTCCTATATTTCGCAGCATAATCCAATACCGCATAGTTCAGCGAAACGGAATAATCTATTGACTGACGGAAATGCCATTCCTGTGGCACCACCGGATTAGGTGTCGCACCATTTGGAATCAACCTGTCCGGCGCCAATGGCACAGTCTCAGGTGTAGGCCCCCCAATGATCTCCGTCAGCAAACCCACCATGTTATGAAAGTAGGGTGCTGTACGCAACCCACCATTCCACCATGTGGAAAACTGAGATCCTCCCCGTTGTGTATACCCCGGTTTATTCTCTACATTCAAACGGTTATTCATAGCCGCACCCACTGCATCTATACTAGTTACTATGAGCGGATCAAATACATAATTGAAAGGATCACGATACGGAGGTCCTGCCAGTACAGAACCTGCAGGTCCACGCTGGTGATGGTTGTACATGATCTGCGGTATCCATTCTACGAACAGTTGTCTGCTGATGTTCTGGCTCTCTTTCATATTCATCATATAAAAGTCACGGTTGTTATCATGGCCTACATACTTCTCATACAACCTTGGAATGTTCATGGCCCGCTTCTTTGGATCTTCCGTTCGCATATACCAGTTGGCTACCAGCTCCTGTCCATCAGGGTTGGCGTGCGTAAAGAGGATGATCACATTTTGCAGGATGTTCATTGTTTCCTCATCTGTACGCGACACTAACTGGTACATACTTTCTATGAGCTGATGAGAACCGACTACTTCCGTAGCATGTAAACCACCATCAATCCATACCACCGCTTTACCTGTTGCAGCCAGTGCGTGTGCCTGATCATCGGTAAGACCTTCGGCATGTGCCAGTTGCTGGGAAATAGTTTTGTACTTTTCCAGTTGCTGGATGTTTTCAGGTGCAGAGACAATGAGCATGTACTGGTGCCGGCCCTCTTCTGTGAGACCAATGTCTACCAGTTTCGTTCTGTTGCTGGCTGATAGTTTTTTGAAATAAGCTTCCGTTTGTGTGTAGTTGGCCAGTTGGTAATCATCTCCGATATTGAATCCAAAATGTTCTTTCGGAGAAGGGATCTGCTGTTGTGCCCATGCTGTGGTCGTTGAGAGCGTGAGCACCATCAGCATGCCGTAGAATGTTCTAGTCATAAGCCTTTGTTATTTTGCTATACCGGCTTCCGCCAATAAGATCAATAGAGCCTGCTGGATGCCCTTATATCCTTTATCATTCACCCACCATTCAGGGAGTGCATGTGCATTGCCGCCTATACCACCGGAACCAATGGTAATGGCGGGTACGCCTTTGGATATAGGAATATTGGAATTCGTAGAACCTACCCTCAGTGAAGGTGTGTCTCCCATATAAGTTACGACGGCCATCATGTGCTGTATCAATAGCTGTGTAGTATCACCCACACCTGATGGACGATCGCCGATCAGTTTCATGTCGACGGTGAGATCGACACCTGATTTCTTCATTTTATTCTCTTCTGCCAGTGCGCGGGCCACGGCTGCGTGCAATAATTTATCACAGTTATCCACACGTTCCGGACTTTCTGATCGCATATCCACCTCCATCCATGATTCAAATGGAATAGAGTTCACCGATGTACCACCACCTATCACACCTACATTGTAAGTAAGTCGTAAACCGGGTGCCTGTGTGAGTGAATCAGCAGCTACACACCAGTAGGCAATGGCACGACCCAGTGCATTGTGTGGGTTACCCAACCCAAAAGAACCGGAGGAATGACCACCCGGACCTTTGAAAGTAACACGATACCGATGCGAGCCTAAACCTCTGTGTGTAATGCTTTCGCTATTCCAGCCATCTATGGCGATGTAACTATCTATCTTTCCGGGACCTTTGTCGCTGAACAGGTTCTTTACACCTCTCAGATCACCCTGTCCTTCTTCACCCACAGTGCCGATGAATAGCACATTGGCACTGGTTTCAATACCCGTCTTTTCCATAGCGGTCAATACCGTCAGTACAACGGACAATGCCCTTGTATCATCAGCAATACCCGGTGCTGCCAGCGTATCGCCCCTATGTTTGACTTTAGTATCGGTGCCTTCAGGGAATACGGTATCCATATGGCCTTCGAGTACCACCGTCTTCTTACCATCTTTGCCTTTGCGCAGTGCAATTACATTCCCCACATTATCTATCCACACACTATCCGCACCCGCTGCTTTCAGCATAGAGGCATATTGCTTCGCCCTCACCTCCTCCTGGTAGGGAGGTGCAGGTATTTCTGTCAGTAAGATGTGATTAGCCATCGTCTGTGGTTCCATCTCCACAATCGTCTGAAAGGCTTTTTTCACCGATGGTTTCTCTGCAAGCGATTTGATTTCGGTTACGTATTTCTTATCTGCCACGCCTTTGCGGTCCTGTGCATACATACTCATCACCGTATGCAACAGTGCAGCTGTCAATATTATTTTTCTCATTACTTACTGGTTTTTAAATCTTACTCCAACCCGACAGTCACCCGGTTCGCCACGGGATTCATCACAGATATTATTATAGAAGGTGACCACCCTCCTGCCATCGGACAGGTTTACAATGAATTTGAAAAGAAAATAATCGTTGACAGCCACTGCACTAAGGTCAACATTATTTAGTGCTGCTAATTCCGCTGCTGTGAAGTTAAAAGTTTTTGGGAATTCTGTAACAGTTTCGTACAAATGGTCATTCGTACCTACGATACTGGGCAGCGGAAACTGTGCTATATTGGTATATTGGTTACCTGGCGAAGAGATCACCAAAGGATAAGCGGGCACACTACTCTCTGCTTTGTTGTAACTGTTGTATACTTCAATAGAAGTGACCGTTACCTTATTGAACCCTGCCCATTCCAAAGTAAATGAAAACTGCTGCGTTGCCAGGTCAGCATCCTTCTTGTTGAAGAAAACGACCTTCCCTGCCTGACGGGTAGCCAATGCAGATTTGGTGGTATCTATGGTTACAATCGGCACCCCCGTATATTGATAATCTTCCCACTCATAGTGTGCTTTCTTACAGGCACCCACACAGATCATTAGTATTGAAAGAATGAATATTGGCTTCATAAATAATAATTTGGTTGATAAGTATCTTATTTATCCCAGAACACCGGCGTAATTTGCTGCGCCACCTGCAGACTGCTCACATCATCCCCCAGACTGGTGTTGGCACTCAGCTCTGTTTGTGAATAATACAGCCGCAGCGGGAAAGTATTGAGTGGCGACAATGGCGTGCGCAATACAGGTAATGCTGTTCTGCGGTAATCATTATATGTCTCCATGCCATTGCCATAAGTCGCTATGTATTTTTGTGTCATCACCAGCGATAACTTACCCGCATCATCCGCAGCATCATAGGCTGCTAATTGCTTGTTCACATAACCTGTGATGGTTGCGGTTGACATCGTTACGCCTCCTCTTGTAGAGCTGAAGGTGCTCACACTATTCAGATTTGCCGTGATACCATCTGCAAAATTCTGACGGGCATCATCACCTGTACCCAGCGTGAGTGAAGCTTCTGCACGGATAAATTTCACCATGGCATTTGTAATCAATGGTATGATACCTGATCCTGTACCATCTGTAGAAGCCACCACTTTTACACTACCTGTAGCATCGGTATTGGTCAGGTACACATTCGTTGATGGAAGATTATTGATAGGAGTCGCATCGTACAAACCACCAGCCGGATAGATCCCAAATGTAGAACGACGATTCAGATCCGCAGGTGCAGCCGTACCATCACCAGGATTACGCCCGTAATACCCATTGCTGTTTGTAGAGTTATTCAACCCAGCAGTAGCATTTTGCCTGAAGATAAAATAACGCAACCTTGGATCATCGTTATTAAATAGCAGGTCAATAAACGCCTGGTTCATATAAAACGTCTTGCTGGATTGATACTCTGAACGATGCCATGGATGCCTGTTGTTCGGGTTCTGCAAAGGACCGAACTTGAATGTATAATCCAGGGTATTGCTATTGATCAAAGTAGAATCTGTCACCAACGCCTTGATAGCAGTGGCAGAACGGGTAGCATCCACTAACCTGATCTGATTGTACAATTTCAATTGCAGAGAGTGCGCCATCGCCAGCCAGGAAGTCTTTGTTCCACTGTACATCATATCTGCTGATGCAGGTACCAGTGTAGTAGTGGTCACTTTATTCGCATCGGCAATCGCATCCTGTATCAGCGTGAGTACGCTTTCATAAATATCGGCTCCCTTATCAAATGCAGGACTTACATTGGTTTGTCCATTCTCTGCTTCGGAGTAAGGAATATCTCCCCACATATCCACCATCAGACTCACCAGATAAGCCTTTTCAAGCTTCGCAATAGCTACATATCCCCAGTCGTTTTCCGTTGTTCCACTAGTAATGATCGCTTCCAGGTCATTCAACGTCTGGCTGTAAAAACCATCCCATGGCTCATCAAAACTGGTGCCCTGCTGTTGGTAACGGCCCAGATCTGAAGAGAAGACAGTATGTTGTATAAACGTTTCCGTACCACTATTCAGCTCATACATGTTGGCTGCCATCGACACTTCGGTAGACGGTAGCAACAGGGAGCGCTGTGCAGTGGTCGGGTTATTCGGGTCTGTATTGATATCTACAAACTTCTTACAGGAACAAAGCCCTGCTATGAGAAAAGTATATAAAAGCGTTTTTGACTGCATAATCATACAATTAGAATGAGCACCTTAAATTGACACCAAATCTTTTAGTAGTAGGAACTGAGAGGTTATCATACCCCTGTGAGTTACCTACACCCAAAGAACTTACCTCAGGATCGAAATTGCTGTACTTAGGGAAGTTAGGCGCATTGTACCACAGGTTACGACCTGTTACTGAAATGCTGGCAGAGCCGAAAGGTGTTTTACCCAGGAAGCTCTTAGGCAGTTCATATGCAAGCCCTATTTCTCTTAATCTGAACACCGTCGCATCAAAGATGGAACCTTCCATCACACCACCAGGCCCCATACCACCGTTAAAGAAGTGGTCTTCGTAAGACATGGCCACATTGTTTTTGATCTTATTCCCATTCTCATCCCGCAGGGCGGTGAGGGTATTTGCATCACCCAGTACCCCCGGTGATACTAGCTGGAATTCACGCTTCTCTGTATCACGTGTCACACCACGCGACATCATCTGACCCACCGTATTGGAGTACATCTGTCCTCCCTGTTTCCAGTCGAACTGAATATTCAGCGAGATGTTTTTAAAGCGGAAGGTGTTCGTAATCCCCACGATGAAATCAGGATTCGGATTACCAATAGCTTTCAGTGCACCAGATACCAATGGTTTACCTGTACTAGGATCTATCAGTATATTGTTCTCATCATCACGTGCATAAGCTGTACCCTGTATCAAACCATATGGATTACCTACTATGTGCACACTGCTTGTACCACTCGTACCACCATAACTGAACTTCTCATAACCACCCAGGTCTTTGATCATATTCCTGTTACGGGTAAAGTTGGCATTGATATCCCAGTTGAAACCATTCTTCTTCTGGATCGGCGATGCATTGAAACCAATTTCCACTCCCTTATTAGTCGCCTCACCCAGGTTTAGGATCTGCGTGGTATAACCAGAAGATGGCGCAGCTGTTACTTCAAAGATCTGTGAAGTACTACGCTTGTTGTAGAATGTGAAATCAATACCAATGCGGTTATTGAAGAATTGTAACTCTGTACCCACTTCCAGTTCTGTAATGAACTCTGGCTTCAGGTTCGCATTCGTAAGCAGGTTGGACTGTGTTACAATATTATAAGTACTACCACCAGCAGGTGTGAATGGCAAACCTACATTTGAAGGAGTGGATGCACCACCAAGAATAGCATTGATCTGGTAGAAAGCGGCCGTTTGATAAGGCGAAGCCTCGTTACCTACACGGGTATAACCGGCTCTTACCTTACCAAAGTTCAACACATCTTTAGGTACCTGAAAAGCTTCCGTGAACACCAGTGATCCATTCACACCACCATAAAAGTAACTACGGTTGTTAGCAGGCAGCGTAGAAGAGATATCGTTACGGCCTACAAGATTCAGGGATAAATAGTTCTTATAATCGAAGGTGATATCCGTGAAGAATGCATAATACCTTTGCTTCAGCAGGTTCCTGTTATTCGTAAGTTGTACACCTGTGATGGAACTGGTATTGTTAATATCATGGAGGTCTGCCACGATGATATTATCGCCATAAAATGCTTTCCTGTCAGTAAAACGCTGGTTCACGTTATTACCCAAAATCGCACGAACAGATATATCGGAAGTTACAGAATGAGTGGCTGTTAATAATAAGGTGTTATCCAGTTCCTGTCTGTAGATATTATCAGTAGTGATACTACCTGCGGAGTAAGAAGATGAACCCTTCCCTCTCACGCTCATTCTACGATCAGTATACGCATTGAAACCGATTGTATTTTGAACGTTGAGCCAGGTGAACGGATCGAAACCAACAATCAGGTTACCATAATACCTGTCTACATCACTGGTATTCGGGCTGTGTTTTACAGACCAGTAAGGGTTATCCACACCTGTATAATCATACACATTACTACCATCAATAGGGTTTTCATAGGGATAGCGGGTGAGGTCATAACTTGTAGGCACATACATCAGTGTTGACATGATAGACCCTGTAAGACCACCTACTGGCGGGGTCTTCTGGCGGGTGGTTACATAGTTAATGGAACCACTTGCATAGAATTTATTTTCAAGTTTGATATTACCACCGATATTCACAGAAGTACGTTTGATTTCATTTTCAGGCACCACCCCTTTGTTATCAGTGTTAGAAAAACCAGCTGTAAAGTTGCCTCTTTCTGTACCTGATGAAATAGAAATTGCATTCTCAAATACATTCCCGGTACGGAAAAAGTTCTTCGCATTTTGTGTCGCATAAGAACGGTAAGGCACCTGTATCGGTGTAGTACCATCTGCTTCATAAAACTCAGGAAACACGGCCGAAGTAAACTGCCTGGTTAGCTGATGCGGAATAGTAGAGCGGGTAGGCAACATGCTTTCCACTCCTTCAAAAGGTTGTCCCCAGGAAGCATATACCCCCTGACGATAATCATTATTAGTACCCTGACCATATTTAGTCTGATATTCTGGTAAACCAGCTACCTGTTCAAAAGAATAGCCGGCATTATAAGTGATCTCTGTTCCTTTGCGCGTTTTCTTCTTACCTGCTTTTGTAGTAATGATGATCGCACCATTCGCAGCTCTCGAACCATACAACGCAGCAGCAGCAGCACCTTTCAGCACTGTCATACTTTGTATATTATTCGGATCCAGGTCAAAGGCGCGGTTGGTTACCCCCACACCACCTACCGTAGATGCACCTACACTTGCAAACGTACTGTTATCAAAAGGCACCCCATCTACTACAAAGAGTGGCTGGTTATTTCCATTCAGCGAAGAGTTACCACGAATAGTGATATTGGTACCACCACCCGCTACACCACCTGCTGATTGAATATTCACACCTGCTACTTTACCTTGCAGGGCACGCACCGGATCAGGTTCTGATTTCTGTGCTAACTTATCTGAAGAGACAGTACTTACTGAATACCCCAGGCTGTTCTTTTGACGGGCAATCCCGGCTGCGGTTACCACTACATCATGCAGTTGTTTTACCGCTGCTTTCAGTTGAATTGTACTGGCATCTCCCACAGGTATTTCCATCACATGATACCCGATAGCAGTCACTACCAGTATAGCCCCTGATCTTACTTTCAGTGTGAAAGAGCCATCACCGCCGGAAGTGACACCGTTGTTGGTTCCTTTTTCCACAATGGTAGTACCAGGAAAAGGTTCGCCGTTTTCACTCAACACCTTTCCCCTGATGACGGTATCCGCTGCTATTATTGGAGTTGCGGGAATAACATTTTGTTCACTGCAATCTTTTAAAATAATAAAACCGTCATTCACTACGTACTTAATATCCAGCTGTCCCAATACCTTATTGAGTACGCTACCTAATTCCTCATCCTTTGCCCGGGCGCTTACTTTCGTGTCCATGGCAATGTGATTGGAGCTGTACACAAATTTTACATTAGTTTTATTTTTGATCTGGCTGAGCACATTGCGCAGACTTACATCATCCGCCTGTAGCGAGATCTTTTTATTTAGAATACTCTGGGCATAGACCATCTTCCCGCAGAGACAGACGAGCAGCGTCATCCGCAGGCCTCTGGTGATAAAAGCTTTTACACTCATAGACGAATTACTTTGTAGATTTCTGGTTGATTAAGGCAAAGCATTCCCTGACCACGTCAGCGCGTAGTGCATGCAGGGGCATCTTTTTTTTTAAAACAGGGATTACATCCTGTACTGTTGAAGTTGTAGTATTAGTGAAGCTACTGTCATAGGCAATTGTTTTTTTGTGTGATACTTCCTGATCCTGGTTGATAGTTCATGACGACTTATTTTTTTGGTTGCATTGTTACAGTCTTCCCTTTGATTGTCACCTCCAGGTTGAGTGCCTGACTAATCATCTCCATCGTTGTGTTTAAAGACTGGTCTGTCAAATCTGCTGTGAACAGACTGTTGGCGATAGCAGTGTCGCCGGTTTGTATATCTATTTCAAATTTCTTTTCTATACGTTGAATCACATCTTCCATGCTGGCATCATTGAATGCCATGTCGTATTCTGTTCCTTTTGTCAATTCATGTACTGCTTCTCTGGTGGCGTGACCTTTCGTCACAGTGGCCTGTGCTTCTGAATACACGGCGTTTTCATGTTCAATTAATATGTTTTCACCATTGAGAGATACAGCACCGGTGAGCACAGAGATGGCTACTTGCTGCCCGGTTTTCTTTATATTAAAACTTGTCCCTAATACTTTGGTAGTAAGCGATCCGCAATAAATGAGGAAAGGATGATTGGCATCTTTCGTTACTTCAAACAGGGCTTCTCCATCTAATGTTACCGCTCTTTCCGGGCCACCAAATTTTACGGGAAACACCAGTTTGCTTTCTCCTTTTAACCACACAATAGTGCCATCAGATAAGATCTGTTTTGTAATCTTACCTTCCACACTGGTAGCATAGGTTTTACGATGTGGTGCTACCAGGTTAAGCAAAGTCGTTTTGAAAATATACCCTGCTACAATCAGTAAAGCCACTGCAGCAGCAACTTTGAATAAATAAAATACAGGTCGTTTGTGTTCAATACGTTGCTGCAATCGCCTGAACGTCGCATCTTTTGAAGCCTGCAACTCCTCGGGCGACAAACTGTCGAATGCCGTTTTATCTTCCATTGCATCCAGCCATGCTTCCAGCTGCTCATTTGGCTGACCGGCGGTATATTGATCGAGAATATGTTTGAAATCCTTACTATTCATCAAACCTGTTTTCTATATAGTAAGTAAACTGAGAGAGGGCAAACACCCAATGACAATCAAAATATTTTTTAAAACAGCCAGAAATATTCCCTGAAGGCGATACGCAGGTGCTTCAAGGCCCTTGTCAGGTGGTTTTCCACAGTCTTGTGCGAAATGTTTAGGGTAGTGGCTATATCCTGTATAGACCGGTGCTCATTCCGGCTCATGCGATATACCTGCTGGCATTTTTCAGGAAGGCGCGATACTTCCTTTTCTACGGCATTCAACAGGTCTGTATATTCTATATATTGTTCATTACTATGGTCGGCACCCACAAATTGTGCATAACTGCTGGCATAAGCTCTCCGTACCTTGTCCGCCTTCATATAATTAAACAGCTGGTATTTGACGGCGGTAAATAAATAAGCATTGAGTGAATGGGTGAGCGTCAATTCTGCGCGGCGGTTCCAGAGAGAAAAAAATACTTCCTGAATAATCTCTTCGGTCACTTCCCTAGATTTCAACCTGTTGTACACATAGGCAAATAACCGGGGCCAATATTCATTGTATATAACTTCGTACGCATCCTGATCGTCCTTTATTAATAGGGCAATACTATCAGCTTCACTGTATGTATTTGTTTTTTTAATAATATTGACAATTTTGGCTGAAAGAAGTAGTTGATACTATAAACAAACAAAAAAAAATCAATAATTCATAGCCATTTAGGTATTTTTTTAGGTATTTGACAAAATTTTTCAATAAAAAATCCCCTTCTGTTTATTGACGGAAGGGGATTTTTTGTACTATAATTACAAAATATCAGAAATCTACTTTAGCAAAACAAATGTAACTTCTATACACACAAGGTACCAACACCGTCCTTCCACTAATCTGCTTACCATACCTTGGCATCCAGGTAAATCCTTTATCCAAATTTCTCAGGGTTGGTTTGGTTGAGGTAGTGCCATCCGGCTCAACGCCTTTATCAGTCACCATAAAATCTCTTCTGTTCAGTTCATTGTACAGGAAGCGCAATTCACTACCGATATTCACCATCAGGTAAGACAGGTTTAAATCTGACCCGTCGTCGAACTGACTCTTGTCGATAATATTGCTCCACAGCAGGTTGCCCTCATCATCCACTGACATCACAGCGATGTTGTCATAGTGGTACCTGTTCCCCATATTATAGTTATTATACCATGGGTTGTAATACCATGGAGAATATGGAGAATAATAGTAAGGCGTATACATACCATAAGGACCATACATGTAATTCCATCTGTTCCATGGCTGGTTGTTCCGGGAGGTCGTATAGAAAGATTCTGCGGTCAGAATGAATCCACCATTTTTGGTGTTGATGATCTTTCTGATGAAGTAATCATTGAAAGCAGCGTTGGTAGAAGATTCTCCCTTCGCCCTGCTTTTCATTTCCGGTGCAAACACCACTTCTTTTTCATATAACAGGGTCTTGGCAGCGTAGTCGTACTTACTTACATACAAACCTTCCACATTGCCCCGTTTCTGCCTGTAATAAAAAGAAGTGACCAGTGCTTTGTGCGTGTTGTTATCAATCTTCA is a genomic window of Chitinophaga sp. LS1 containing:
- a CDS encoding M14 metallopeptidase family protein, producing MTRTFYGMLMVLTLSTTTAWAQQQIPSPKEHFGFNIGDDYQLANYTQTEAYFKKLSASNRTKLVDIGLTEEGRHQYMLIVSAPENIQQLEKYKTISQQLAHAEGLTDDQAHALAATGKAVVWIDGGLHATEVVGSHQLIESMYQLVSRTDEETMNILQNVIILFTHANPDGQELVANWYMRTEDPKKRAMNIPRLYEKYVGHDNNRDFYMMNMKESQNISRQLFVEWIPQIMYNHHQRGPAGSVLAGPPYRDPFNYVFDPLIVTSIDAVGAAMNNRLNVENKPGYTQRGGSQFSTWWNGGLRTAPYFHNMVGLLTEIIGGPTPETVPLAPDRLIPNGATPNPVVPQEWHFRQSIDYSVSLNYAVLDYAAKYRSTLLYNIYHMGKNAIDRGNEDHWTFYPRLVDSIKLAASKKDTTKKDTAKKEEGGGDLSLGKEDTIKNNFFDAYFKNPIYRDARAYIIPADQEDFPTAVKFINALSRAGVTIHKATADFTIAGKQYPAGSYVVKAAQAFRPHVLDMFEPQDHPNDFQYPGGPPIRPYDAAGWTLAFQMGVKFDRVLDAINVPLAQLPYGQIESPASKTLPVGKKGYYLSPSGNNVFIAVNDLLNAGVKVSRISSGMFYVPVSSKATEILTKATTELGITVTAADVAPTGLKAVAPARIAIWNTYGGSIPAGWMQWLMEQYHYKCTMIYSQEIDKGDLRKKYDIILFATGAIPDTGKPKRDSYWFGKLPKAEELSAEFKPWLGRITADTSVPQLKKFLEAGGNIVTIGTSTNLAYHLKLPVKNALIDPKTNKTLTGSKLYIPGSLLIADVDTTAAENAGMHAKTDVYFDRSPVFNISGDVKKLMWYSTATPLHSGWAWGQSYLKDGVAAFVAPVGSGKLYAFGPEITFRGQSHSTFKLLFNQLYK
- a CDS encoding M20/M25/M40 family metallo-hydrolase; translation: MRKIILTAALLHTVMSMYAQDRKGVADKKYVTEIKSLAEKPSVKKAFQTIVEMEPQTMANHILLTEIPAPPYQEEVRAKQYASMLKAAGADSVWIDNVGNVIALRKGKDGKKTVVLEGHMDTVFPEGTDTKVKHRGDTLAAPGIADDTRALSVVLTVLTAMEKTGIETSANVLFIGTVGEEGQGDLRGVKNLFSDKGPGKIDSYIAIDGWNSESITHRGLGSHRYRVTFKGPGGHSSGSFGLGNPHNALGRAIAYWCVAADSLTQAPGLRLTYNVGVIGGGTSVNSIPFESWMEVDMRSESPERVDNCDKLLHAAVARALAEENKMKKSGVDLTVDMKLIGDRPSGVGDTTQLLIQHMMAVVTYMGDTPSLRVGSTNSNIPISKGVPAITIGSGGIGGNAHALPEWWVNDKGYKGIQQALLILLAEAGIAK
- a CDS encoding SusD/RagB family nutrient-binding outer membrane lipoprotein; translation: MQSKTLLYTFLIAGLCSCKKFVDINTDPNNPTTAQRSLLLPSTEVSMAANMYELNSGTETFIQHTVFSSDLGRYQQQGTSFDEPWDGFYSQTLNDLEAIITSGTTENDWGYVAIAKLEKAYLVSLMVDMWGDIPYSEAENGQTNVSPAFDKGADIYESVLTLIQDAIADANKVTTTTLVPASADMMYSGTKTSWLAMAHSLQLKLYNQIRLVDATRSATAIKALVTDSTLINSNTLDYTFKFGPLQNPNNRHPWHRSEYQSSKTFYMNQAFIDLLFNNDDPRLRYFIFRQNATAGLNNSTNSNGYYGRNPGDGTAAPADLNRRSTFGIYPAGGLYDATPINNLPSTNVYLTNTDATGSVKVVASTDGTGSGIIPLITNAMVKFIRAEASLTLGTGDDARQNFADGITANLNSVSTFSSTRGGVTMSTATITGYVNKQLAAYDAADDAGKLSLVMTQKYIATYGNGMETYNDYRRTALPVLRTPLSPLNTFPLRLYYSQTELSANTSLGDDVSSLQVAQQITPVFWDK
- a CDS encoding SusC/RagA family TonB-linked outer membrane protein encodes the protein MSVKAFITRGLRMTLLVCLCGKMVYAQSILNKKISLQADDVSLRNVLSQIKNKTNVKFVYSSNHIAMDTKVSARAKDEELGSVLNKVLGQLDIKYVVNDGFIILKDCSEQNVIPATPIIAADTVIRGKVLSENGEPFPGTTIVEKGTNNGVTSGGDGSFTLKVRSGAILVVTAIGYHVMEIPVGDASTIQLKAAVKQLHDVVVTAAGIARQKNSLGYSVSTVSSDKLAQKSEPDPVRALQGKVAGVNIQSAGGVAGGGTNITIRGNSSLNGNNQPLFVVDGVPFDNSTFASVGASTVGGVGVTNRAFDLDPNNIQSMTVLKGAAAAALYGSRAANGAIIITTKAGKKKTRKGTEITYNAGYSFEQVAGLPEYQTKYGQGTNNDYRQGVYASWGQPFEGVESMLPTRSTIPHQLTRQFTSAVFPEFYEADGTTPIQVPYRSYATQNAKNFFRTGNVFENAISISSGTERGNFTAGFSNTDNKGVVPENEIKRTSVNIGGNIKLENKFYASGSINYVTTRQKTPPVGGLTGSIMSTLMYVPTSYDLTRYPYENPIDGSNVYDYTGVDNPYWSVKHSPNTSDVDRYYGNLIVGFDPFTWLNVQNTIGFNAYTDRRMSVRGKGSSSYSAGSITTDNIYRQELDNTLLLTATHSVTSDISVRAILGNNVNQRFTDRKAFYGDNIIVADLHDINNTSSITGVQLTNNRNLLKQRYYAFFTDITFDYKNYLSLNLVGRNDISSTLPANNRSYFYGGVNGSLVFTEAFQVPKDVLNFGKVRAGYTRVGNEASPYQTAAFYQINAILGGASTPSNVGLPFTPAGGSTYNIVTQSNLLTNANLKPEFITELEVGTELQFFNNRIGIDFTFYNKRSTSQIFEVTAAPSSGYTTQILNLGEATNKGVEIGFNASPIQKKNGFNWDINANFTRNRNMIKDLGGYEKFSYGGTSGTSSVHIVGNPYGLIQGTAYARDDENNILIDPSTGKPLVSGALKAIGNPNPDFIVGITNTFRFKNISLNIQFDWKQGGQMYSNTVGQMMSRGVTRDTEKREFQLVSPGVLGDANTLTALRDENGNKIKNNVAMSYEDHFFNGGMGPGGVMEGSIFDATVFRLREIGLAYELPKSFLGKTPFGSASISVTGRNLWYNAPNFPKYSNFDPEVSSLGVGNSQGYDNLSVPTTKRFGVNLRCSF